Proteins from a single region of Abyssibacter profundi:
- a CDS encoding NYN domain-containing protein yields the protein MKSVAYVDGYNLYYGRLRNTPYKWLNVWDLIEHILRVQEPVDSLTKLVFCTAGIKARFASHGQDSVEAQSTYHRALKSVGVEIVLGQHTKPEKAKLPKAHPHVYHPDPSDVVEVWRMEEKQTDVNLALGMYRDAMSDDYDQVVLVSSDTDLVPALLAIQEDAPQVRRGLILPRHPIAARPPARSLSALCHWTRDHINDDELEAALFSNRVPTAKKPADKPAHW from the coding sequence ATGAAAAGCGTTGCCTACGTAGATGGATACAACCTTTACTACGGGCGCCTCAGAAACACGCCATACAAGTGGCTAAACGTCTGGGATTTGATCGAACATATCCTTCGCGTCCAAGAACCCGTTGATTCCCTCACCAAGTTGGTTTTCTGTACCGCTGGGATCAAAGCTCGATTCGCTTCACACGGTCAAGATAGTGTTGAAGCGCAATCAACTTACCATCGAGCACTGAAATCCGTTGGCGTTGAAATTGTTCTGGGCCAACACACAAAGCCAGAAAAAGCCAAGCTGCCCAAGGCACACCCCCATGTCTATCACCCTGACCCGTCAGATGTTGTAGAGGTGTGGCGTATGGAGGAAAAGCAAACTGATGTGAATCTAGCTTTGGGCATGTATCGAGATGCTATGAGCGACGACTATGACCAAGTCGTCCTTGTCTCAAGCGATACGGATCTGGTGCCCGCACTCTTAGCGATACAAGAAGATGCACCTCAGGTGAGGCGCGGCTTGATCCTACCCAGACACCCCATAGCAGCAAGACCGCCGGCGAGATCATTGTCTGCGCTGTGTCACTGGACGCGGGATCACATCAATGATGACGAACTCGAAGCAGCCTTGTTCTCCAATCGCGTACCGACAGCGAAGAAACCTGCGGACAAACCTGCGCATTGGTGA
- a CDS encoding alpha/beta fold hydrolase, whose protein sequence is MKSQTIPTPLGHLHVQVGPANGPVMLFWPSLLMSGDMWLDQAAHHAADHQVVLIDPPGQGRSEALQSGFDFPACALSALAVLDAIETTPGQAVFVGNSWGGMMGGTLAAMAPDRLRAAVLMNCTGSPVGWRQRLEFLVLSTIIQRAGRIPRPLERVAIDAFVGPTTRRERPQVIQQIRDELRRVDGRSVHWAIRSVVPERPDQLATLSTIGIPVLVVAGAEDATFPVPETQRMADAIPDARFEVLDGIAHLAGLEDPRRVADLVNKFLHSL, encoded by the coding sequence ATGAAAAGCCAGACCATCCCCACGCCGCTCGGCCATCTCCACGTGCAGGTCGGACCCGCCAATGGCCCGGTTATGCTGTTCTGGCCCAGCCTGCTGATGAGCGGCGACATGTGGCTGGACCAGGCCGCGCATCACGCCGCCGACCATCAGGTCGTGCTGATCGACCCACCCGGCCAGGGACGCAGCGAAGCCTTGCAAAGCGGCTTCGACTTCCCGGCCTGTGCGCTGAGCGCGCTCGCTGTTCTGGATGCCATCGAGACCACGCCAGGCCAGGCCGTCTTTGTCGGTAACTCCTGGGGCGGCATGATGGGTGGCACGCTGGCCGCCATGGCGCCGGACCGGCTACGCGCCGCCGTGCTCATGAATTGCACCGGCTCACCCGTGGGCTGGCGCCAACGACTGGAGTTTCTGGTGCTCAGCACCATCATCCAGCGCGCCGGCCGCATACCCCGCCCGCTGGAGCGCGTGGCCATCGACGCATTCGTCGGCCCGACCACCCGGCGCGAGCGCCCGCAGGTGATCCAGCAGATCCGCGACGAACTGCGCCGCGTCGACGGCCGCTCCGTGCACTGGGCCATCCGCAGCGTGGTACCGGAACGCCCGGACCAGCTCGCCACACTCTCGACCATCGGCATCCCGGTCCTGGTGGTCGCAGGCGCCGAAGATGCGACGTTCCCCGTACCCGAAACACAGCGCATGGCCGACGCCATCCCCGACGCCCGTTTCGAAGTGCTGGATGGCATCGCCCATCTAGCCGGCCTGGAAGATCCACGGCGGGTGGCCGATCTGGTCAACAAGTTTTTACACTCGCTCTAG